A stretch of Bombus huntii isolate Logan2020A chromosome 7, iyBomHunt1.1, whole genome shotgun sequence DNA encodes these proteins:
- the LOC126867340 gene encoding gamma-secretase subunit Aph-1: MTVMDFFGCAFLAFGPPLAMFTFTVAAEPIRIIILIASAFFWLISLLLSSVLWYAVVPLQNHLAFGLVFSVLFQEAFRYLLYWVLRKAERGLDKVTTTHVADSRHVFAYVCGLGFGFMSGVFALVNVLADAVGPGTMGLRQGTEYFFIISAATTLCFILLHTFWGVVFFSALDRKNWGQVIWVVGSHLFVSCMTLLNVYQAYVATTLSAYVVLIITTALAFKVAGGRPQSIVQCFSRQ; the protein is encoded by the exons ATGACAGTTATGGATTTTTTTGGTTGTGCCTTTTTGGCTTTCGGTCCACCGTTGGCTATGTTTACATTTACTGTCGCAGCTGAACCTATTAGAATCATCATACTAATAGCCAGTGCCTTCTTTTGGTTAATTTCTTTATTGTTGTCATCGGTGCTTTGGTATGCTGTGGTGCCACTACAAAATCACCTCGCATTTGGACTTGTATTTTCTGTACTATTCCAAGAAGCATTCAG GTATCTCTTATACTGGGTACTAAGGAAAGCCGAAAGAGGGCTAGATAAAGTAACAACAACACATGTAGCAGATAGCAGACACGTGTTTGCATATGTATGTGGTTTAGGTTTTGGTTTTATGAGTGGTGtttttgcactagtcaatgtcctGGCAGATGCTGTTGGACCTGGAACAATGGGACTTCGACAAGGCACAGAGTacttttttataatatcagCAGCCACAACTCTTTGCTTTATCTTATTACATACATTTTGGGGCGTTGTATTTTTCTCTGCTCTTGACAGAAAAAATTGGGGTCAAGTTATTTGGGTTGTTGGCTCACATTTGTTTGTGTCATGTATGACCCTCTTAAATGTATATCAAGCTTACGTAGCTACCACTTTATCCGCTTATGTTGTTTTGATTATAACAACTGCACTTGCGTTCAAAGTTGCTGGTGGCAGACCCCAAAGTATAGTTCAGTGTTTTTCAAGACAGTAA
- the LOC126867300 gene encoding mediator of RNA polymerase II transcription subunit 17 yields the protein MAYSVSISVEAPIENQIQEITYDGQEIYQAPLTLSENLAKIAQKIDFSKTNGEDVKKETEGGEKGEEDTKDSASFQSSLWPWDSVRNKLRNALTEVCVLADVLAIAKEKHYMVLDPVPQDIPEVKPMLQLYARKKALAGAASVIMMGADRLKNCQNELARNRSTPDFHIELLRLRQNWRLKKVSNSIIGDLSYRTAGSKFPQTGMFEVTKAEEEEKNSTSPPASPSPGNNVPGQTHPPNSKASALRVTIPSELQGVAYIEVLCQKDQEDLCSANISLLNNSAHSSNADMHWQQKLEAAQNVLFCKELFSQLAREAVHLRAPIPHMVVGNQIMATVLPGIQLIIGLCHSTGNDKKPAAPPPHKTDHDHVLEHSLHQLLREVHHKNTHHPFPHPSSGPLGPSKRRCLAGPTAADRYELLEMTKSQTLLEQIIQQAQHYFMRLRTEYVLDTIAKEVKDPLIVSHWNALNSPTQSCVKINILTHGYDTVCRTSLVVHIGEKSLKCVCRDGRVMHMSYEPQELRDLIFCQIYQHQITAVQALAKCMGWQFLANSSHLGLGAVEPLGNASSCILASPIGDRMIAVRCEPQTGVQVAIAHSPRKDFFPGQLVRERKWENLGGSFKEVRWDKMEGKNFLNKMELLMASLTSS from the exons ATGGCGTATTCAGTAAGTATCTCTGTAGAAGCACCGATCGAGAATCAAATTCAAGAAATCACATACGATGGCCAAGAAATCTACCAAGC ACCCCTTACATTGTCTGAAAACTTGGCAAAAATCGCGCAAAAAATCGACTTTAGCAAAACCAATGGTGAAGATGTTAAAAAGGAAACTGAGGGTGGAGAAAAGGGTGAAGAAGATACAAAAGATTCAGCTTCCTTTCAATCATCTTTATGGCCGTGGGATAGCGTTAGAAATAAACTAAG AAATGCATTGACAGAAGTATGTGTGTTAGCTGATGTTCTTGCAATAGCAAAAGAGAAGCATTATATGGTTCTTGATCCTGTGCCTCAAGATATACCAGAAGTAAAGCCTATGCTACAATTATATGCTAGAAAAAAAGCATTGGCTGGAGCTGCATCTGTCATTATGATGGGCGCTGACAGGTTAAAAAACTGTCAGAATGAACTAGCCAGAAATAGATCAACCCCAGATTTCCATATTGAATTACTGAGATTGAGACAAAATTGGCGTTTGAAAAAAGTTTCTAATTCGATCATTGGTGATCTTAGTTATAGAACAG CTGGATCTAAATTCCCCCAGACTGGAATGTTTGAAGTTACTAAGgcagaagaggaagagaagaatAGTACAAGTCCTCCTGCATCTCCAAGTCCTGGCAATAACGTACCAGGTCAAACCCATCCTCCAAATTCTAAAGCTTCTGCTCTGAGAGTTACTATTCCTAGTGAATTACAGGGTGTTGCTTACATAGAGGTATTATGTCAAAAAG ACCAAGAAGATTTATGTAGTGCAAATATTAGTTTACTTAATAACAGTGCACATAGCTCCAATGCAGACATGCACTGGCAGCAAAAACTAGAAGCTGCACAAAATGTTCTTTTTTGCAAAGAATTGTTCAGTCAATTAGCGAGAGAAGCGGTACATTTACGTGCGCCTATACCTCACATGGTTGTCGGCAATCAAATAATGGCAACA gTGTTGCCTGGGATTCAGTTAATCATAGGACTTTGTCATAGTACGGGAAATGACAAAAAACCAGCCGCTCCTCCTCCTCATAAAACCGATCACGACCACGTGTTAGAACACTCTTTGCATCAGCTATTACGTGAAGTTCATCACAAAAATACGCATCATCCATTTCCACATCCTTCTTCCGGACCTCTCGGGCCCAGTAAAAGGAGATGTTTAGCTGGTCCAACAGCCGCGGACAGATATGAGCTTTTAGAAATGACAAAGAGTCAAACTCTTTTAGAACAAATTATTCAACAAGCTCAACATTATTTCATGCGATTACGTACCGAGTATGTCTTAGATACAATAGCAAAGGAAGTAAAAGATCCTTTGATTGTTTCTCATTGGAATGCGTTAAATTCTCCTACCCAATCTTgtgtaaaaattaatattttaacacaTGGATACGACACAGTATGTCGAACGTCGCTTGTTGTTCATATAGGAGAGAAGTCCTTGAAATGCGTTTGCCGAGATGGTAGAGTAATGCATATGAGTTATGAACCTCAAGAATTACGGGACCTAATATTTTGTCAG ATCTATCAGCATCAAATAACAGCAGTACAAGCATTGGCAAAATGTATGGGATGGCAGTTTTTAGCCAACAGTTCACACCTTGGCTTAGGGGCAGTTGAACCTCTAGGAAACGCTAGCAGTTGTATTTTAGCTTCACCAATAGGCGATag GATGATAGCTGTTAGGTGTGAACCGCAAACGGGAGTACAAGTTGCGATAGCTCATTCTCCTCGGAAAGATTTCTTTCCTGGACAATTAGTGAGAGAAAGAAAGTGGGAAAATTTAGGTGGTTCTTTTAAAGAAGTTCGGTGGGATAAAATGGAAgggaaaaattttttaaataaaatggaaTTACTTATGGCTTCCTTAACAAGCTCCTAG